A window of the Bacillus marinisedimentorum genome harbors these coding sequences:
- the ruvB gene encoding Holliday junction branch migration DNA helicase RuvB — MSLEQSLRPQLLAQYIGQEKVKNNLSVFIEAAKLREEALDHVLLYGPPGLGKTTLAAIIANEMGVNLRTTSGPAIERPGDLAAILTALEAGDVLFIDEIHRLPRSVEEVLYPALEDFCLDIVIGKGPGARSVRLDLPPFTLVGATTRAGLLSAPLRDRFGVLSRLEYYRAEDLTAIVKRTADIFEVHVDPESAEEIARRSRGTPRIANRLLRRVRDFAQVRGDGRITALLANDALELLQVDRLGLDHIDHKLLKGIIEKYRGGPVGLDTISATVGEESHTIEDVYEPYLMQIGFLQRTPRGRIVTANVYEHFGMEVPEN; from the coding sequence ATGTCACTGGAGCAATCCCTCCGACCGCAATTGCTGGCACAGTATATCGGCCAGGAAAAAGTGAAAAATAACCTATCTGTGTTCATTGAAGCGGCAAAACTCAGGGAGGAAGCGCTTGACCACGTCCTATTGTATGGACCGCCGGGACTTGGTAAAACGACGCTTGCGGCGATCATCGCCAATGAAATGGGCGTCAATTTGCGCACCACAAGCGGGCCAGCGATAGAACGGCCCGGAGACCTTGCGGCTATTTTGACTGCATTGGAAGCGGGAGATGTGCTCTTTATCGATGAAATCCACAGGCTGCCCCGGTCAGTGGAAGAAGTGCTGTATCCGGCACTCGAGGATTTTTGCCTGGATATCGTCATCGGGAAAGGCCCCGGTGCCCGTTCAGTAAGGCTCGATCTGCCCCCTTTCACCCTTGTCGGTGCAACAACGAGGGCGGGGCTCCTGTCAGCTCCGCTCCGCGATCGCTTTGGCGTACTGAGCCGGCTCGAGTATTACCGTGCTGAAGATCTCACCGCAATTGTGAAGCGGACTGCAGATATTTTTGAGGTACATGTCGATCCCGAGTCAGCCGAAGAAATAGCACGCCGTTCAAGAGGAACACCACGGATTGCAAATCGCCTGCTGAGAAGGGTGCGTGATTTCGCCCAGGTGCGCGGGGATGGCAGAATTACAGCTCTCCTTGCCAATGATGCCCTTGAATTGCTCCAGGTTGACCGGTTAGGATTGGACCATATTGACCATAAATTATTAAAGGGGATCATCGAGAAATACCGGGGCGGACCGGTCGGTCTTGATACCATTTCGGCAACTGTCGGAGAGGAATCCCATACGATAGAGGATGTATACGAACCATATTTGATGCAAATCGGGTTTTTGCAGCGGACGCCGCGGGGAAGAATTGTAACAGCGAACGTATATGAGCACTTCGGAATGGAGGTTCCAGAGAACTGA
- a CDS encoding DUF2905 domain-containing protein: protein MDTGKVIITLGVLLVVVGLLWQLIGQFIGKLPGDIVIKKGNTTFFFPIVTSIVVSIVLSLLFMVFGRFFR, encoded by the coding sequence ATGGATACCGGAAAAGTGATTATCACTCTCGGCGTGCTGCTTGTTGTTGTCGGATTGTTATGGCAGCTGATCGGGCAGTTCATCGGTAAACTGCCGGGAGATATCGTCATTAAAAAGGGCAATACAACTTTTTTCTTTCCGATTGTGACATCTATTGTCGTCAGCATTGTCCTTTCCTTGCTTTTCATGGTTTTTGGACGTTTTTTCAGATGA
- the queA gene encoding tRNA preQ1(34) S-adenosylmethionine ribosyltransferase-isomerase QueA translates to MDVKLFDFDLPEELIAQTPLADRTSSRLMVLDRKTGEVKHEIFRRIIDYLEEGDCLVLNDTKVLPARLYGAKEDTGAKAEVLLLKQVEGDRWETLVKQAKKVKEGTVLSFGDGRLKARCTGIGEQGAREFDFMYDGIFYEVLDSLGEMPLPPYIKEQLDDQDRYQTVFARERGSAAAPTAGLHFTEELLEEIREKGVKIAFITLHVGLGTFRPVTAEKVEEHEMHGEYYIMTEGTARLLNEIRQEGGRIISVGTTSTRTLETIAGKNDGRFEESSGWTDIFIFPGYEFKAIDGMVTNFHLPKSTLIMLVSALAGREHVLNAYNTAVKERYRFFSFGDAMLII, encoded by the coding sequence ATGGATGTGAAATTATTTGATTTTGACTTGCCGGAGGAATTGATTGCTCAGACCCCGCTTGCAGACCGGACATCTTCACGCTTGATGGTGCTTGATCGCAAGACAGGTGAAGTGAAGCATGAAATCTTCCGGCGGATTATTGATTATCTGGAAGAAGGCGATTGCCTTGTCCTGAATGATACTAAAGTGCTGCCGGCCCGTCTTTACGGTGCTAAGGAAGATACGGGGGCGAAAGCCGAAGTCCTGCTCCTGAAGCAGGTCGAAGGTGACCGCTGGGAGACACTGGTCAAGCAAGCCAAAAAGGTGAAGGAAGGAACCGTCCTCTCATTTGGCGACGGGCGCCTGAAGGCGCGCTGTACGGGAATAGGCGAACAGGGGGCAAGGGAGTTTGATTTCATGTATGACGGAATCTTTTATGAAGTCCTCGATTCACTCGGGGAAATGCCGCTGCCCCCTTACATAAAAGAACAGCTTGATGACCAGGACAGATACCAGACTGTATTTGCCAGGGAAAGGGGCTCGGCAGCTGCACCGACGGCAGGCCTCCATTTCACCGAGGAACTGCTTGAAGAAATACGGGAAAAAGGGGTGAAGATCGCATTCATCACCCTGCATGTCGGCCTTGGTACATTCAGGCCGGTCACCGCTGAAAAAGTTGAAGAACATGAGATGCATGGGGAATACTACATTATGACAGAAGGGACAGCCCGTCTGCTCAACGAAATAAGGCAGGAAGGCGGACGCATCATTTCAGTCGGAACCACTTCAACCCGTACGCTTGAAACGATTGCCGGAAAAAACGACGGGCGATTCGAGGAATCATCCGGATGGACGGATATATTCATTTTTCCCGGCTATGAATTTAAAGCAATTGACGGCATGGTGACCAATTTCCATTTGCCGAAATCGACTTTGATTATGCTTGTAAGCGCGCTTGCAGGCAGGGAACATGTATTGAACGCATACAATACCGCTGTAAAAGAACGCTATCGTTTTTTCAGCTTTGGTGATGCGATGCTCATTATATAG
- the yajC gene encoding preprotein translocase subunit YajC → MNTLVQLLPLILMFVLFYFLLIRPQQKKQKQVQQMQSNLQKGDRIVTIGGLHGTIDSIDEDKVVIRCGDGSRLTYDRSAIRDVISE, encoded by the coding sequence ATGAATACATTGGTGCAATTATTGCCGCTTATTTTAATGTTTGTGCTGTTTTATTTTTTACTGATCAGGCCTCAGCAAAAGAAGCAGAAGCAGGTCCAGCAAATGCAGTCAAACCTGCAAAAAGGGGACAGGATCGTGACGATCGGCGGCCTTCACGGCACAATCGATTCGATTGATGAAGATAAGGTTGTCATCCGCTGCGGTGACGGATCAAGGCTTACATATGACCGATCTGCAATCAGAGATGTCATAAGTGAATAG
- the tgt gene encoding tRNA guanosine(34) transglycosylase Tgt, translated as MAAITYELIKTCKQTGARLGRVHTPHGSFDTPVFMPVGTLATVKTMSPEELKEMDAGIILSNTYHLWLRPGHEIIREAGGLHKFMNWDRAILTDSGGFQVFSLSDLRRIEEEGVHFRNHISGEKMFLSPEKAMEIQNALGSDIMMAFDECPPYPAEYDYVKNSVSRTSRWAERCLEAHTRPEDQGLFGIIQGGEYEDLRKQSAQDLISLDFPGYAVGGLSVGEPKDVMNRVLEFTTPLLPEQKPRYLMGVGSPDSLIDGALRGVDMFDCVLPTRIARNGTCMTSEGRLVVRNAKYARDFRPLDEHCDCYTCRNYSRAYIRHLVKANETFGFRLTSYHNLYFLIKLMEQVRQAIREDRLGDFREEFFEQYGYNKPDSKNF; from the coding sequence ATGGCTGCAATAACGTATGAATTGATCAAAACGTGCAAACAGACAGGCGCCCGCCTGGGGCGTGTCCATACGCCGCACGGATCATTTGACACCCCTGTCTTCATGCCTGTAGGCACGCTGGCAACTGTTAAAACGATGAGCCCGGAAGAGCTCAAAGAGATGGATGCGGGCATCATTCTCAGCAACACATATCATTTATGGCTGCGTCCTGGACATGAAATCATCCGCGAAGCGGGTGGCCTCCATAAATTCATGAATTGGGACAGGGCGATATTGACTGATTCAGGCGGATTCCAGGTGTTTTCATTAAGCGATTTGCGAAGAATTGAAGAAGAGGGCGTCCATTTCCGCAATCATATCAGCGGTGAAAAAATGTTCCTTTCGCCGGAAAAGGCAATGGAAATCCAAAATGCCCTCGGGTCTGATATCATGATGGCATTTGATGAATGCCCGCCTTATCCTGCGGAATACGATTATGTGAAAAATTCTGTATCCAGAACAAGCCGGTGGGCCGAAAGGTGCCTTGAGGCCCACACCCGTCCCGAAGACCAGGGACTGTTCGGAATCATCCAGGGGGGCGAGTATGAAGATTTACGCAAGCAAAGTGCACAGGACCTCATTTCACTCGATTTCCCGGGGTATGCGGTAGGCGGACTGTCTGTAGGAGAACCGAAGGATGTCATGAACAGGGTGCTCGAATTCACGACACCGCTTCTTCCGGAACAGAAACCGCGCTATCTGATGGGCGTCGGCTCACCGGATTCCCTGATTGACGGTGCGTTGCGCGGTGTCGATATGTTTGACTGCGTGCTTCCGACACGCATTGCGAGAAACGGGACATGCATGACGAGCGAAGGGCGGCTTGTCGTCAGAAATGCCAAATATGCAAGAGACTTCCGTCCTCTTGATGAACATTGTGACTGCTATACTTGCCGGAATTATTCCCGTGCGTATATCAGGCACCTTGTCAAAGCGAATGAAACATTTGGATTCCGATTAACTTCTTACCATAACTTATATTTTTTGATAAAATTAATGGAACAGGTCAGACAAGCGATCAGAGAAGACAGGCTCGGAGACTTCCGGGAGGAATTTTTCGAGCAGTACGGTTACAACAAACCGGATAGTAAGAACTTCTGA